GCTGGCCCTCGGTCAGCGCGAGGTCGAGCCGTGTCCCCTCGGCGGTCTTCGTTCGCAATCCCTCGAGCACCGCCAGCACCTCGTCCCGATCGTTCGTCAGCCCCGCCTCCGTCCACGCCGTGTCGTTGAAGCCGACGACCGCCACGTTGTCGTGCCGCCCGAGCGCGTCGGGTGTCAGCTCGAGCAGGTCGACGAACGTCTTGGCCGCATCGATCGCCGCCTCGTTCTTCGGCACGCCGCCCGGCACGACGGGCCGCAGCATCGACGTCGATCGGTCGAGCACGAGGACGACGTCGACGTACTGGCGCTTGGGCAGGCAGATCGTCTCGCCTTGCGGGAGGTAGATCCGGTAGCGGTCCGGTGTCGAGGTGCCTGTGGGCGTTGACGTGGGCGTTGCGCTCGGCACGGCGGACGGCGACGGGGTGTCGGACGGGGCGGGGGTCTCGGTCGGCGTCGGGGTTCCATCCGGCGTTATTCCCGACGTCGGCGTCGTCGTCGGTGTGGCGATGCGCTCCGCGCACAGCAACTCGAGGTCGCCCAGCCCCATGGCCTTGCCGTGCGGCCCGCTGTGCGTCCGCGCGTTGTAGACGATCTCCTCGCGCGCCACGTCGCGGCCGGTGCCGTTGTCGAACCAGACCGCGCCGGCGGATACGGCGCCGATGTTCGTCCCGAACGGGTTGCCCCGAATGGGATCGATGGCCGTGGAGACGACGACGTCCCGGCTGATAAGCTGGGCGAGACCGCCCAGCACGATCTCGTCGTGGATCGGCGCGAGGTCGTCGTGCGCGTAGGCGTCGTGTGTGCCCGGCGGGAGCAGCCAGCCGCCGGCGCCGTCGGGCTCGAGGCGCAGCACGTCCCCGGCGGCCACGCGGTAGTACTCGGTCAGCGACGGGCCCGTGTCGACCCACCGGTCGCGCAGTCCCAGGATCATCCGACCGTCGGCGTCGAACTCGATGTCACTGACCAGCGGGTGCGGGTACTCCTTCGTCTCGCGCCCGCGATCGTCGTTCTGCGGCCACGGGTTCCAGTCGGGGTGCTTGCCGCGCGGGTAGTCGAGCGGCACACGGGCGACGAGGGTCATCCCGCTGCCGTCGAACGCGGAGCGGTAGACGTACGCCGCCAGATCGACGGCGCTCCGGCTGCGTTCCGCGGAGTGGACGACACCGTGGTAGAGCGCGCCGTCGTGCACGGCCAACCCGAACGGGCGGGCGTCGTCGGCCCACGGCTCGGCCGCGGCGCCGTGGGCGAAGTGGTCGATCGGCCGGCCCGTGGCCACGTCCAGTCGGTCGATCCGCCGCTCGGCGAGGTTCGCTGCAAAGAGCACGGCGCCGTCCGGGCTCAGGTCGATGTCGCCGAGGCCGGTCTTGCCCGCGTACGCGCGGCCCCGCTCGTCGGGCTGGTAGTTGCCGTCCCGATCGTGCATGTCGCGTCCCGCATCCGGCACGCGACCGAGCGGCTCGGCGTCCCCGCCGTCCAGCGGCACACGGTAGATGCCGCCGGGACCCAGCGGACCCAGCGCCGTGTTGCGCTTGTGGAACGCCCCGACGTAGACGCTGGCACGGTACGGATCGTACGCCACGCCGTACGTCGTGCCGACCTTGCGCATGTCCGTCAGCTCGACGTGTGCGTCCGAATCATCGTTCGGCGTGTCGTGAAACGCGACGACGGCCGGCTCGGCGTCGAACGTCTGCCCGCGCGCGAACAGCGTCGTGACGAGCCACGGGTCGGGGGACGCGCAGTCGCGGGGCGGCAAGGCGTCGTGCGGCGCGACCGTCGGGCGCGCGGGCGCGCCGAGGGCGGTGGTACCGACGATGACCACGCCGACGAGAGACGCGGCGCTCAGCCCGCCGCGGGCCGTGAACGGACGGGACCGATCGGCCTTCATCGTGCGCCCCCAGTCGATTCGTTGTTCCCCGCTTCTACCCCTTCCTAACGCGCCGATGCGGTCAAGTGCGACAACGGCACCATTCCCGCTACGGACAAGGCCGAATCCGCCCCGCAATCTGCCGATAAATCCCCTCCAGATCCTCCCCGTCCGGCGCGAAGAAGAAGTCCTCCGGCGACGAAGCGGCATCCCGGAGCAGCTGCTTGAACACGTCGTCCTCCTCGCCGAGCCCGATCGTGAACAGCCGTGCGCCGGTGGCCTTCAGCGCCGCGGCGGCCGCGAGCACGGTGTCCTCCTGTTTGCCTCCCCCCTCGGGCGTCGGGACGCGGTTGGGCAGGCCGTCCGTCAGGAGGATCACCGTGCCGTGGTTCTCGGGTGTCCGCGGCCCGCGCGCCATCGCCGCCCCGGCTTCCGCCAGCGCGAGGTCGAGGCGCGTTCCCTCGGCGATCTTGTCCAACAGCCGGTCCAGCGCCGTCTCGACGTCCGCCGGCCGGTCGCTGAACGCCAGCGACGTCCACGCCGTGTCGTTGAAGCCGACGACCGCCGCCGTGTCCTCGCGCGCCCAGCCGTCCGGCTCGAAGTCCAGTTGGCGGACGAACGCCTTGGCGGCCTCGATCGCCGCCGCGTGCTTCGTGCGCCCGGCGCGCGTCGTGCGGTACATCGACGTGCTCATGTCCAGGGCGAGCACGACGTCCGTGTGGACGAACTCGGGCACGCAGGGCGTCGGCCGCGGTGCCTTCGGGCGGTCGCAGTAGATGAACACGTCCGCGATCTGGGCGTAGATCCCGGCCAGGTCCTCGGGCTGCGGCGCATAGTGGTAGGCCCACGGCTCGGAGGCGGCGGCGATCATCAGCCGCGGGTAGATGTCCCGCGTCGTGCCGAGGCCGATCGTGAAGAGCATCGTCCCCCGATCCTTGGCCGCCGTCGCCGCCGCCAGCACGGTGTCCTCCTGCCGCCCGCCCGCCGTCGGCGTCGGGACGCGGTTGGGCAGGCCGTCCGTCAGGAGGATCATGACCGGCAGGTTCGCCTTCACCCGCCCCGGCCCCTCCAGCGGCCGCTGGCCCTCGGTCAGCGCGAGGTCGAGGCGTGTCCCCTCGGCGGTCTTGGACCGCAAACCCTCGAGCACCGCCAGCACCTCGTCCCGATCGTTCGTCAGCCCCGCCTCCGTCCACGCCGTGTCGTTGAAGCCGACGACCGCCACGTTGTCGTGCCGCCCGAGCGCGTCGGGCGTCAGCTCGAGCAGGTCGACGAACACCTTGGCCGCGTCGATCGCCGCCTCGTTCTTCGGCACGCCGCCCGGCACGACGGGCCGCAGCATCGACGTCGAGCGGTCCAGCACGAGGACGACGTCGACGTACTGGCGCTTGGGCAGGCAGATCGTCTCGCCCTGCGGGAGGTAGATCCGGTAGCGGTCCGGCGTCGACGTGCGTGTCGGCGTCTCCGTCGGGGTCGCGCTCGGCACGACCGACGGGGACGGCGTCTCGGTGGGCGTCGGGGTCTCCGTCGGCGCGGTGTTCGTCGGCGTCGGCGTCGGCGGCGTGAAGCAGACCTGCTCGGCGTCGCCGAGGCCCTGCATCTTGCCCTGCGGACCCTCGTGGCGCAGGCGGTTGTAGAGCAGCTCCTCGCGGGCGATGTCGCCCCCCGTCGCGTTGTCGAACCACACGGCGCCGTCCGAGTAGCCGCGGAACGGGTTGATGGCCGTCGAGACGACGACGTCGCGGCCCATCAGCTGCGTCAGGCCGCCGTCGGTGATCTCGGCGAAGTCGTTGTTCGCGCCGGGCTGGGCCAGGTCGTCGCCCGTGTAGAACTCGCCCTTGGTCAGGTCCTCGACCTCCCAGGTGAGCGCGCCCGTCTTGCGCGCCAGGACGACGTCGCCGGACGCCCGCCGATAGACCTCGGTCAGCGACGGCCCGGTGTCGATGTAGCGGTCGCGGAACCCAAGGATCATGTCGCCGGCCCGGTTGAACTCGATGTCCGTCAGCAGGGGCAGCGGATATTCCTGGCGCCGCCAGCCCTGATCGTCGTCTTCGGGCCACGGGCGCCAGCCCTGGGTGTTCGGGCCGCGGTCGTAGCCCATGAACAGGCTGGCCACCTTCCGCATCGCCGTGCCGTCGGGCTTGGAAGCGAAGACATACGCCCAGAGCGCGGTATCGCTCTGCCCTTTGCGCTGGCTGTTCACCACGCCGTGGAACAGCCAACCATCGCGCACGGCCAGCGCGAACGGACGCGCCTCACGGCGCCAGGCCTGGCTGTCGCCGCCGCTGAAGAAGCTGCCGAGCAGCTTGCCGGTGCCCACGTCGTAGCGATAGATCTTCTTGTCGTACAGGTTCATGACGAACAGCGTCTTGCCGTCGTCGGACAGGTCGATGTCGCCGAGGCTCGTCTCCGACACCGGATTGCGTCCGCGGTCGTCCGGCTGGTAGTTGTTCGTGTCGTCGTGGATGTTGCTCCCGGCATTCGGCACCGTCCACAGCGGCGTGACGTCGGAGCGGGCCACGTGGATGCCGTAGATCCCCCCTGGGCCGAGCGGTCCGTAGTGCGTGTTCCGCTTGTGGTATGCCGCGGCGTACAGCACGTCGCGCTGGGCATCGTACGCCAGGCCCCACAGCGACCCGACCTGTCCGATCGTGGCCACCGGGTAGTGGGCGGTGTCGTCGGGTGAGTCGCGGAAGAGGACGACCGCCGGCTCGTCCTCGAACGTCGTTCCGCGCGCGAAGCACGTCGTGGCGATGAACGGGTTGGGGTCGAAGCAGCTGGTGGGCGGCGTCGGCAGCGCCGGTGCGTCCTGCGCGCCGAGCCCGCGCGCGAGGGCGATTCCGCCGAGCGCGGCGCCCGCGACGAACGCAACCGTTCGTCGACCCGGTCCGGCGGGCAGGCGGGGCAAGCGGCGGGAGGAGGTCAATCGGAGGCGGAGCACAGTACCCTCCCAACATCGTCGCGGGTAGCGACGGGGCGTTGGCATCCATGGGTTTTCGGCGACGCTATAATATCACGCAGCGGCGAGGCTCCTGTTTGTCTCCTCGTCTGCCTGACGACAGGGAGTTCCATCGATGTTTGGCTCAGGGTCATACATGCTCTGGGTACTGTTGCCCAGCCTCGCCCTCTCGCTGTACGCGCAGTGGCGCGTGAAGAGCGCCTATGGCCGTTGGTCGCGCGTCGTGAACGCCCGCGGCCTGAATGGCGCCGCTGTGGCGCGTGCGATCATGGAGGCACGGGGCCTCACCCACGTTGGAATCGAGAGCATCCAAGGCGTGATGACGGATCACTACGACCCGCGCGGCAAGGTCATCCGGCTGTCCGAGTCCAGCGTCCAGCCCTCCGTCGCCGCGATGGCGATCGTGGCCCATGAACTCGGCCACGCCGAGCAGGACAAGGTGGGCGACGCGATGCTGAACCTTCGCGCGGCGCTCGTTCCGGCGGCAAACCTGGGGTCGGGGCTGGCGATGTGGTTGTTGATCGGCGGCTTCGCCTTGCAGTCGATGGGCTCAATCGGGCTCGGCGGCCTTGTCGCTTGGACCGGCGTGCTGATGTTCAGCGCGGCCGTCCTCTTCACGCTCGTCACGCTGCCCGTCGAGTTCGACGCCAGCCGGCGGGCCAAGCGCACGCTGGGCGAACTCGGCTTGGTGTCGGGGAGCGACGCGCAGGGCGTCAACGCCGTCCTCGACGCCGCGGCGCTGACCTATGTGGCGGCGGCGGCCGGGGCTGTGCTCCAGCTGCTGTACTGGGTCTCGCTGCTGACCGGTCGGCGCGATTAGCCTCCCGCGCACACCGACGGAAATCGCAACGGGCCCGCCGATGTCGGCGCGCGGCGAGAGCGCGATCGAAGGGCTCGACCCAAGACGCATCCAGGTGCTGTGCTGGTCGATCCTGCTCGTCGCGTTCACCATCTTCGTCGCACTGGCCGTCGGCGGACCATGGGCCGGCTGGCGATGGGCTCACTTGGCCACCCGCCGTGCGAACGCCGAGGTCCGGGTGACCGCCGGCGGCTTGGATCGCTGCCTGGGATCGGACTGCTTGCCGTCGCTGCGCGAGGACGAGTCATGGCAGGCGCCGGAGAATGCTACGCTCGAGCTCGCCGGGGGTGGGAACGCGGCCGCCTTCCTGCGCTTCGTCGACGGGTCGACCGCCCAGATCGAACGCTTCGGGCGCCTCCGCCTCACGCGTCTGCGCCGCCCCCTGTTCCCGTTCGGCATCCGCCGCCCGACGATCGCGCTGACCCTCGAGCCCGTGCCGGCCGGAACGGCGCTGCTGCGCGCCGGCGCTCGCTTCTACGACGGCCCGCCCGACCGCGCGCCGGACTACCACATCGATACGCCCCACGGTCGCGTTTCGCTTGCGCCCGAGACGCACGTGCAGCTGCGGCTGGACGACGACGTGCTGCGGGTGGCCGTCGCGATGGGGCAGGCGTCCGTCACGGCGAATGCCGAAACGAACGATGCGCCGCCGGCTCCTTCCGCCGCGACCCGCATGGTCGTCGTCCGGCGCGGTGAGCGGACGGTGATCCGGCGGGGTGCGTGGCCTTCGGCGGCCACCGATCGCCCCGAGAACGTCCTGCCGGACTCCGACTTCGACCGGCCGCCCGTCGAGGACGAGGGCTGGGTGGCTTCGCCTGTCGTCGCCGACACCGCGGCCCCACCGCAGCTGACACACGTGCTCACGCCGGGCGGCCGGACGGCGATGCGATTCGCGCGCGAGGGCTCGAACAAGACGCCGGCCGACCTCGTGCTGGCACGCGACTTCGAGGCGTTCGACCTCACGGACGCCACGTGGCTGAGCGTCGCCGCCACGGTGCGAATCGACCGCCAGTCGCTGCCGGGCGGGGGGGACCGCGCCGAGGAGTTCCCGCTGATCGTGACGCTCGTCGTCGGGGACGCGGCGGGAAACGAGCAGCGCTGGTTCACCGGCTTCTACAGTCTGGCGCCCGACCCGAGCGGCAGTGAGTTCGCCGGCGCGCGCGTGATCGAGGGGCGCGACGTCCAGGTCACGCCGCGCGAGTGGACCGCTTTCGACAGCGGCAACCTGCTCGACGCCGCGAACCGCCGCGGCTTCGCGGGGTGGTCGGCGGCGCCGGTGCGGCTGAAGCGGCTCGAGATCAAGGCGTCGGGGCACGATTTCGAGGCGTGGGTGGATCAGATCGAGGTGCGGTGGAAGTAGCCCGAACCGGCCGGGTGGTCGCTATGCGTCCAGCAGCCTCTCCTCATAGATCCGCCGAACGGTCGTCTCGATGTCAGGCTCCTTCAGCGCGAGGTCGACGACCTTCAACCGCTGCGTCACGCGGGCGATGAGGTCGGCGGCCGTCGTCGCATCACGATCGAAGGCATAGGTGATCCGCGGGCCGTCGCGGGCGATGACCTCGGCGCCATGGACGGCGAGGCGGGCGTCGTCCAGCCGAACGTCGCCGCCGGCGTCCGCCGCACCGTCGACATCCTCGGCCAAGTCGACGACGAGCTCGCGGCGGCCGCCGAAGCGCCGCTGGAGCTCGGTCAGGTTGCCGTCGTAGAGCAGCCGGCCACCGTCGATGATCAGGACACGGTCGCACAAGCGCTCGACATCGGCCAGATCGTGCGTCGTGAGGAGAACGGTCGTGCCGCGCTCGGCGTTCAGGTGGCGGATGAAGCGGCGGACGCGCTCCTTGGCGACGACGTCGAGGCCGATCGTGGGCTCGTCCAGGAACAGGACGTCCGGATCGTGCAGCATGGCCGCGGCGAAGTCGGCGCGCATGCGCTGGCCAAGGGACAGGGAGCGAACGGGTGATTGGAGGAACGCGTCGAGGTCGAGCAGGTCGCGGAAAGCGTCGAGGTTCGCTCGATATCGTTCGGGCGGGATGCGGTAGATGTAGCGCAGTAGGTCGAACGACTCGATGACCGGCAGGTCCCACCATAGCGACGTGCGCTGGCCGAACACGGCGCCGATCGTGGCCACGTGGGCGCGCCGCTCCCGCCACGGGATGCGGCCGGCGACGGTGACGTCGCCCGACGTCGGCACGAGCAGGCCGGTGAGCATCTTCAGCGTCGTCGACTTGCCGGCGCCGTTCGGGCCCAGGTAACCGACGAGCTCGCCGGGCGCGACGCTGAACGTGACGCCGTCGACGGCGCGGACCGTCGGCCGCCGGCGCACGGCGAAGTGCTTGGCGAGCTCGCTGACGGCGATGAGCGGCTCGTCGCGCCCCAATTCGCCGAACCGTTCGTTCATGTGCCCGTGCTCCGGTAGTGGCGGATGCCGATTCGCCAGATCGCCATCGCGCCGGCGAACGCGCCCAGGCCGATGAGCGGGCCGATGAAGCGCACCCACGGCGGCATGCCGGTCGGGTCGGGCTTGTCGAGCACGTAGAGCGTCGGGTAGTAGGCCAGGAAAAGCGTCGGGACGATGTAGGTGAAGAAGCGCCGCAGCCCGAGCGGGTAGATGTGGGCCGGGTATTGGTTCAGCTCGTGGCCGCCGTAGGTCAGGATGTTCATCGCCTCGATCGAATCGACGGTCCAGAACGTGACGGTCGAACCGATGACGAAGAGGGCGGCGAAGAAGGCCAGCTGGCCGAGGACGACGAGCGGCAGGAAGGCGAGCTTGGCGGCGGTCCATTGGACGTCGACAAGCCACAGCGCCAGGCCGAAGACCGCGACGCCCTCGGCGATCGCCCCAACGCGCATGAGGACGAAGCGCGAGCCGAGGACCTGAAGGGTGAGCGGCGCCGGCCGGAGCAGGATCGCGTCGAACGTGCCTTTGCGGACGTGTTCGCCGAATGCCGGTGGGTCGAAGCCGCTGAAGAGCATGTCCATCGTCTTGAAGGAAACGGCGGTCAGGCCGCCCATGAACGCGACCTCGCCCAGCGTCCAGCCTCCGAGCGTCTCGAAGCGGACGAACAGCGCGGCCAGCGCACCGAACTCGAATCCGAACATGAGGAACGACGAGACGACGTCCATCGTGAACGAGACGCGGTACTGGAGCTGTGAGCGCACCTGCGCGCGGACGAGCCGGATGAGCAGGCCAAGGTGGTGGCGCAGTCCGGACAGGACGTCGTCGCGCGCATCCATCGTCGACATCGTCGTTGCCCTCAACCGCCGAGGATGACGAGGCGACGCACGCCGGCGCGCAGGACGAGGGCGCCGGCGACGAGGAGCGCGGCGGCCCAGGCGGCCTGGATCGCGAGGAGGCGCACCACATTGTCTCCCTGCTGTAAGCCCAGATACACCTCCGTGATCGCGTTGACGGTGTAGGCGAACGGCGTCAGTGCGCAGAGCCGTTGCAGCCAGTCCGGGAAGTAGCGCAGCGGGAACAGGAACCCCGATGCGAACCAGCTGAGCGAAAAGACGAAGCGGATGATCCCTCGCGCGTCGGGCGACCAGAAGGCGCTGAGGTTCGACAGGAAGCGCCAGCCGAAGCTGATCAGCCACGCCAGCACGGCGCACAGGCCTGTGGCCGCCCACATCGCGCCGCCCTGCGGCCACACGAAGTGCGTGCCGGCGGGGGCGATCCACGGGAACAGGAGGACGTAGCCGATGAGCATCGGCACGCCGCGCAGCAGGAACTGCGTGAGCGCGCGGCCGAAGTCGTTGGCCAGCCAGTACGTCAGGTAGCCGATCGGACGGAGCAGGTCGCCCGCGATCTCGCCCGAGTGGACGCTGCGCATCACGTCGAACCAGCTGAACGCCGCCAGCGGGCCGATGACGGCCTGGCTGAGCGCGGTGAACGTGATGGCGGCGGGCAGCGTGATGCCGGCGGCCTCCGACCGGCCGTCGTAGAGCGCGGTGATCACGGCGACGCGGACCATACCGAAAAAGAAGTTCGTCAGCAGGCCGGCGGCGGCGGCGGCGCGGTACGTGAGGTGGCGGCGGAAGCTCTGGCGGGCGATGGCGAGAAAGACCATGGCGGGATTGTGCCACGCCAAGCGGCGCGGGCCCCGGCCGACCAGAGCCCGCGCCGCGATCGATCAGGCGTCGTGGATCCCGAGATCCTTCCCGGTCTCGAGCAGCGTCTTCAGCCCGCTCAAGATCATCGCCCAGCCGCCGCCGCCTTCGACCATCGGGGCCGACCCGCCGACCTGCTCGGCCGTGAGCGGCGCGCCCTCGAGCTCGT
The window above is part of the Candidatus Avedoeria danica genome. Proteins encoded here:
- a CDS encoding ABC-2 family transporter protein, translating into MDARDDVLSGLRHHLGLLIRLVRAQVRSQLQYRVSFTMDVVSSFLMFGFEFGALAALFVRFETLGGWTLGEVAFMGGLTAVSFKTMDMLFSGFDPPAFGEHVRKGTFDAILLRPAPLTLQVLGSRFVLMRVGAIAEGVAVFGLALWLVDVQWTAAKLAFLPLVVLGQLAFFAALFVIGSTVTFWTVDSIEAMNILTYGGHELNQYPAHIYPLGLRRFFTYIVPTLFLAYYPTLYVLDKPDPTGMPPWVRFIGPLIGLGAFAGAMAIWRIGIRHYRSTGT
- a CDS encoding ABC-2 family transporter protein, with product MVFLAIARQSFRRHLTYRAAAAAGLLTNFFFGMVRVAVITALYDGRSEAAGITLPAAITFTALSQAVIGPLAAFSWFDVMRSVHSGEIAGDLLRPIGYLTYWLANDFGRALTQFLLRGVPMLIGYVLLFPWIAPAGTHFVWPQGGAMWAATGLCAVLAWLISFGWRFLSNLSAFWSPDARGIIRFVFSLSWFASGFLFPLRYFPDWLQRLCALTPFAYTVNAITEVYLGLQQGDNVVRLLAIQAAWAAALLVAGALVLRAGVRRLVILGG
- a CDS encoding VWA domain-containing protein, encoding MLRLRLTSSRRLPRLPAGPGRRTVAFVAGAALGGIALARGLGAQDAPALPTPPTSCFDPNPFIATTCFARGTTFEDEPAVVLFRDSPDDTAHYPVATIGQVGSLWGLAYDAQRDVLYAAAYHKRNTHYGPLGPGGIYGIHVARSDVTPLWTVPNAGSNIHDDTNNYQPDDRGRNPVSETSLGDIDLSDDGKTLFVMNLYDKKIYRYDVGTGKLLGSFFSGGDSQAWRREARPFALAVRDGWLFHGVVNSQRKGQSDTALWAYVFASKPDGTAMRKVASLFMGYDRGPNTQGWRPWPEDDDQGWRRQEYPLPLLTDIEFNRAGDMILGFRDRYIDTGPSLTEVYRRASGDVVLARKTGALTWEVEDLTKGEFYTGDDLAQPGANNDFAEITDGGLTQLMGRDVVVSTAINPFRGYSDGAVWFDNATGGDIAREELLYNRLRHEGPQGKMQGLGDAEQVCFTPPTPTPTNTAPTETPTPTETPSPSVVPSATPTETPTRTSTPDRYRIYLPQGETICLPKRQYVDVVLVLDRSTSMLRPVVPGGVPKNEAAIDAAKVFVDLLELTPDALGRHDNVAVVGFNDTAWTEAGLTNDRDEVLAVLEGLRSKTAEGTRLDLALTEGQRPLEGPGRVKANLPVMILLTDGLPNRVPTPTAGGRQEDTVLAAATAAKDRGTMLFTIGLGTTRDIYPRLMIAAASEPWAYHYAPQPEDLAGIYAQIADVFIYCDRPKAPRPTPCVPEFVHTDVVLALDMSTSMYRTTRAGRTKHAAAIEAAKAFVRQLDFEPDGWAREDTAAVVGFNDTAWTSLAFSDRPADVETALDRLLDKIAEGTRLDLALAEAGAAMARGPRTPENHGTVILLTDGLPNRVPTPEGGGKQEDTVLAAAAALKATGARLFTIGLGEEDDVFKQLLRDAASSPEDFFFAPDGEDLEGIYRQIAGRIRPCP
- a CDS encoding zinc metallopeptidase, whose product is MFGSGSYMLWVLLPSLALSLYAQWRVKSAYGRWSRVVNARGLNGAAVARAIMEARGLTHVGIESIQGVMTDHYDPRGKVIRLSESSVQPSVAAMAIVAHELGHAEQDKVGDAMLNLRAALVPAANLGSGLAMWLLIGGFALQSMGSIGLGGLVAWTGVLMFSAAVLFTLVTLPVEFDASRRAKRTLGELGLVSGSDAQGVNAVLDAAALTYVAAAAGAVLQLLYWVSLLTGRRD
- a CDS encoding VWA domain-containing protein — its product is MKADRSRPFTARGGLSAASLVGVVIVGTTALGAPARPTVAPHDALPPRDCASPDPWLVTTLFARGQTFDAEPAVVAFHDTPNDDSDAHVELTDMRKVGTTYGVAYDPYRASVYVGAFHKRNTALGPLGPGGIYRVPLDGGDAEPLGRVPDAGRDMHDRDGNYQPDERGRAYAGKTGLGDIDLSPDGAVLFAANLAERRIDRLDVATGRPIDHFAHGAAAEPWADDARPFGLAVHDGALYHGVVHSAERSRSAVDLAAYVYRSAFDGSGMTLVARVPLDYPRGKHPDWNPWPQNDDRGRETKEYPHPLVSDIEFDADGRMILGLRDRWVDTGPSLTEYYRVAAGDVLRLEPDGAGGWLLPPGTHDAYAHDDLAPIHDEIVLGGLAQLISRDVVVSTAIDPIRGNPFGTNIGAVSAGAVWFDNGTGRDVAREEIVYNARTHSGPHGKAMGLGDLELLCAERIATPTTTPTSGITPDGTPTPTETPAPSDTPSPSAVPSATPTSTPTGTSTPDRYRIYLPQGETICLPKRQYVDVVLVLDRSTSMLRPVVPGGVPKNEAAIDAAKTFVDLLELTPDALGRHDNVAVVGFNDTAWTEAGLTNDRDEVLAVLEGLRTKTAEGTRLDLALTEGQRPLEGPGRVKANLPVMILLTDGLPNRVPTPPSGGRQEDTVLAAATAAKDRGTMLFTIGLGTTRDIYPRLMIAAASEPWAYHYAPQPEDLAGIYAQIADVFIYCDRPKAPRPTPCVPEFVHTDVVLALDMSTSMYRTTRAGRTKHAAAIEAAKTFVRQLDFEPDGWAREDTAAVVGFNDTAWTSLAFSDRPADVETALDRLLDKIAEGTRLDLALAEAGAAMARGPRTPENHGTVILLTDGLPNRVPTPEGGGKQEDTVLAAAAALKATGARLFTIGLGEEDDVFKQLLRDAASSPEDFFFAPDGEDLEGIYRQIAGRIRPCP
- a CDS encoding ATP-binding cassette domain-containing protein; this translates as MNERFGELGRDEPLIAVSELAKHFAVRRRPTVRAVDGVTFSVAPGELVGYLGPNGAGKSTTLKMLTGLLVPTSGDVTVAGRIPWRERRAHVATIGAVFGQRTSLWWDLPVIESFDLLRYIYRIPPERYRANLDAFRDLLDLDAFLQSPVRSLSLGQRMRADFAAAMLHDPDVLFLDEPTIGLDVVAKERVRRFIRHLNAERGTTVLLTTHDLADVERLCDRVLIIDGGRLLYDGNLTELQRRFGGRRELVVDLAEDVDGAADAGGDVRLDDARLAVHGAEVIARDGPRITYAFDRDATTAADLIARVTQRLKVVDLALKEPDIETTVRRIYEERLLDA